The region CCAATACGCGATAGACCAGGTCCGACACCGCGAAGCGGCCGTTGTTGTCATACGCGGCCGGCATGCGCGCGGCCCAATCCTTCAACCAGGCCTGGTCGGCGCCCGATGCGATGATCAGCAGGTCCTTGCCCGCGGGGGCGGTGGACGCTTGCTGGGCCTTCACGACGGTGACGCCGGTGGCGGGATAGCCGGTCGATTCGCCCATGCGGCCCATCACCGTCAGGTACGCGCCGTATTCCTGCGCGGCGGCGTTGCTGCCCAGCACTACCGCGGTTTCCGACAGGTCGGCCATGCGGGTGAAGGGGAAGCCGGCCTGCGTGAAGGCGGCCAGGTTGGGCATGGCGATGAAGTGCGGATAACCGCTGACGTCGATGGTCGATTCGGGATCGATCGCGCCACGCACGTTGTCGATGATGATGTCGCGGCACTCGCCCTGCTTGATGTAGTCGTACATGTAGCGGAACTGCAATTGCGAGCGCGACTTCAGCAATTCCAGCGGCAGGTCGATCTGCGCCTGCATGGGCAGGCTCTCATCCGGCAGCACCTGCGCGCGCAGCTTCTCGCCGTCCGAGATCTTTTCCAGCGCGAACAGCGGGATCGACTTGACGAACTGGTTGTCCACGCTGAACAGCAGCGAGGAATTCACCGACGTGGGTTGCGGCGTGTAGCGATAGTGCAGATTGACCGGCACCTTGTTCTCGCGCCAGCCGAACAGGTCGGGCGGCACGCGCACGTCAAGGCGGATGGTGTCGGGGCTGTAGCCCGAGACATTCAGGCGCTTCGCGTCGATCAGCTCGCCGAAGGAAACCGGGCGGTCCGTGCGCAGCCATTTGGGGGCGTCGTAGGGCTTGCGCGGTTGCAGGTCGGCGAACTGCGTGATGGTGGCCGACGGGCCGGTCAGGGTCTGGCTGCCGGTGACCAGTGCATTGGCCGCCTGCTTCAGTTCCTGCGCGTTGCGGCCCATCACCACCAGCAGCTTGCCGTTGGGATCGTTGGGATTGGCCGTGACCGCCAGGGTCGGGCCTTGCAGCGGCGTCGTCACGCCAGGCGGCGTGGCGCCCACCGCGAACACGACGGCATTGCCCTTGGCGGGCAGCTGCGCGACCGCGGCGCTGAACTTGGCGCCGCGATAGCTGGCCAGTGCGCCGAACCACGACGACACCGTGCCGGCTGCTTCCAGCATGGCGGTGTCAGGCGCGGCCGCGAAGACGAAAGGCAGTTGCAGCGTGCGGGCATCGCGGCGGTCGAAGAAAGGCTCGGGCAAGCGGGCCAGGTCATCGGGCAATTGCACCGGCGACGTGGCCAGCTCCAGCTTGCTCTGATTGCTGATGTTGGCCCACAGGCTTGAATGCAAGGGGTCCTCGCAATTCATCGTGTAGTGGCCGATCAGCTGCAGGCGCAGATTGCTGAACGCGGTGATCAGGTAAGGCGGGATCTCGACGGTACGTTGCAGGTTGACCCCGCCCGTTTCCTTGGGCACCGGAATGGTCGCGGCCACCTCATCGTTGACCAGCACGTTGATGTGCGAGATGTCCGCCAGCAGTGCCAGCGAATACGTGTAGCGCATGTCCAGCCGCGCGCCGGTCACCACTTCGTCGTTGCGCACGCTGAAGGCCAGCGTGTTGCTGCCGTCGATGCCGCGCAGGTTCAGCGGATACTGCGCACCCAGCTGTTCCAGCGTGAAGGTGAGGTCCGGCTTGAAGGGCGCTGCCGCCGCGGTGCCGGCGGGCGCGGGTTCCGCGGCCGATGCGCCGGCCGGTTGCGGCGGCAACGTGGGGGCACGGCTGACGGGCTGGGCCATGGCCTGCGTACTCAGCACGCAACTCATCAACAGCGCGGACCACTTTGCGATGGCGGGGCGCAAGGAGAACGTACGTGCATCGGACTTGCGCATGGCGGGGGTCTTTTCTTGGCGTTGGACGGTGGACATGTTCAGGATCCGAGGCGGCGATGCGCACGGGCACGCAGGGACAGGTAGAGCAGCACGGCGATGACGAGCGCGCTGATGACCAAGGCGGCGACCAGGGTCAGCGGATGGTTGGAGAAGAACCACTGCAGGCCCAGCCACGTGGGCAGCGAGCCGACGTAGTAGCTCTGCTCATCGAGCACGGTCAGCGCCTGCTTGCCGGAGACCACCGTAAGGCTGCCCCCTATCTTGTGCTGCAGGTCTTCCGCCTTGTTGGTGGTGGTGTCGCGGTTGGCCAGCACCGCATCGACGGCGGCATTCAGGCCATCGACGTTGGCGCCGGATACCAGCACCACGCTGCGGCCGGATTTCAGGGGTGACTCCAGGCCGGCCACGGTGGCATTCGCGCCACCGCCGACGTACGTCAGCTTGAGGTCCGCGGTGCGCTTGCGATCGCGTGGATCGGGACCGAACCAGTTGGCGATGCCGGAGAACCAGTCGGAAATGGCGAACTTGCGCTGGCTGCCATCGAAACCGTTGGGCAGGTAGGCGCTCCATTGCTTGACCAGCGGCTGGTTGGCGCCCGAGGCCAGGACCAGCAGGTCCTTGTCCTTCAAGCCTTCCACTTGAGACGCCTGGGTGACCGTCACGCCAGTGGCGGGATAGCCTGTCGACTGGCCCATGGTCCCCAGCAACGTCAGGTAGGCCGAGTAATCGGTCACGGTGGCGTTGTCAGGCAGGACCACCGCGGTTTCCGACAGGTCGGCCATACGCGTGAAGGGGAAGCCGGCATCGGCGAACAGCGACAGATCGGGCATGGCCGCGTACTTCGGCAAGCTGGAAATGTCGATGCTGGAACCGGGATCGATGGAGCTCTGGATGTTGTCGACGATGCTGTTCTGGCATTCGCCCAGCTTGGCGTATTCGTAGACGTAGCGGAACTGCAGCGCGGTCAGCGGCGGCAGCAGATACGGCGGCACCATCACGCGTGTTTCGCCTTCGGACGTCGGCAGGTTGGACAACCTGTTGTAGACGGACGGCGTACCGTCGCTCAGGCGGAAGCTCTGCACCAGCTGGTCGCCGGCCACCATTTCCATGACGGATTGGGTGGCGCTGGGACGCGGCGAATAGCGGTACTTGAGCTGCACCGGCACGCCGTCGCTGTGCCACCCGAACAGGCCGGGCGGCATGCGCAGGCTGACATTGATCGGCGCGGGACGATGGCCGTAGACGTTGAGCGCGCGCGTGGCCGCCAGCTCGCCGAACATTACCGGGCGGTCGCTGCGCAGCCAGTTCGGCGCATCGTAGGGTTTGCGCGGTGCCAGCGTCGTCAGTTCCGTGATGCGGGCGGTGGGACCCGAAAGGGTCTCGCTGCCCACGCCCAGCGCGATGGCGGCCTGCTTCAATTCCTTGGCGTCACGTCCCATGACCAGCAACAGCTTGCCATGCGGATCATTGGGGTTGTTCACCATGGCCAGGGTCGGGCCTTGCAAGGCCGGGGCCTGCAGTCCGGCGATCGTATCGCCCTGCTGGAGCAGCACCACCGCATTGCCCTTGGCGGGCAGGTCCTGGATGCTGGCAGTGAACTTGGCGCCGCGATAGCCGGCTTGCGCGCCGAACCAGGACGACACGATGCCCGCGCTTTCCAGGCGCGCGCCATCGGGAGTGCGGCCCAGCACGATGGGCAGGTCCAGTTGGCGGATGTCGTGGCTGTCGAAGAACGGCGCGGGCAGCAGCGCCAGATCGTTCGGCAGGTCGACCGGCATGACGGTCAGGTCCAGGGTGCTGCGACCGGCGACGTCGGCCCACAGGCTGGAATGCAGGGGGTCTTCGCAGCCCAGGGTGTAGTGGCCGACGAGCTGGATGTCGAGCCGGTTGAACTCGGTCAACGCGGGCACCGGCAGCGCCACGGTGCGTTGCACGGGATCCGCCGCCGTTTCCTTGGGCAAGGGGATGCTCTGCGCCACTTCCCCGTTGAGCATGATCTTCAGGTGCGACAGATCGGGCAGCAGGGACGGCGAATACGTGTAGTCCAGATGCACGTTGGCGCCGATGATGCTCTGGTCTATCCGTTGAGCGAAACCCAGGCCGTTGATGCCATCGACACCGCGCAGCGGCAGTGCCGACTGGCCGCTCAGGCGCGACAGTGGAATCGAATAGGTATAGGCGCCCGGCGGCAGCGGCGCCGGCGGCGCGGCAGGCGTCGCGGCTTGCGGGGCGCTGGCGGGATCCGCGGGCGGCGTGTCGGTGGGCGCCGCCATGGCGCGCGGCACGCCCAGCGATAGCAGTGCCGATACCAGGGCGGGCAATACGCGCGAGCGGCGCAGCAGGAGCGGTCGCGCTTCGAGCCTGGGGGTCATCGATCTATCGTCCTTCATTGCTTGGTGAATACGGACGCGGGACGACGCAGGCCCGCGAGGGTACGGTCACGCAATTGGCGCAGCAGCAGCGAGAAGCCGCGCATTCCGATTTGAGAGATCTGGCTGAGCGCGGCCAGGGGGGAATCGGGCGCCATGCTGCCCCAGGTCAAGGCCCAGGTGTCGGCACGGCCGAAGGTCATCTGCACCAGTTCCTTTTCCTGCTCCAGGGTCAGCTCGCGGAAGCTCACGCCCAGGCGGCTGCCCTGGCTGAACGTGACCAGGGCCGGGAAGACGGCTTCGTCTTCGTTGCGGAAGACCGAGACGCTGACGTGCATGCCCGTGGGCACGATCACGCCGGCGGGCAGGACCAGGCCCAGGCCGCCTTGCGAGAAATCGCTGGTGTCGCACGCCACCGTGCGGCCGTCCGGCAGGGTCACCATGGCGGGCAGGGTGACGGCCACGCGGGGCGCGTTGCGCAGCTGGCGGACCTCACCGGCCACGGCCACGCTGGCGCTGGTCATGATGACGTTGTAGACCGTCCACGCCAGGTTCAGCACGATGGTGAAGCGTTGATCGACACCGCCCGTGTCCAGCACCAGGCTGACCACGCCGGCGATCACGCCCAGCAGGTTCAGCGCCAGCAGCACCACGTAGGGGCGTGCCAGGGTCCAGTCGAAATACGATTCACTGATGATGCCGCCCTTGGCGGTCACGTTGAATTGCGGCGCCTTGGGACGTATCAGCGCCATCATGGCCGGCTTCATGATGTACCAGGCCAGTACCGATTCGTAGACTTCGTTCCAGAACGAGTGGCGGAACTTGCCCTGGATGCGCGAGCCCGTCAGGTTGGACAGCACGATGTGGGGCAGCGCATACGCCGCCACCATGATGGCCGAGGCCTGGAAGACGTTGGCGTGGAAGAACAGATAGGCCAGCGGCGTCGTCAGGAAGATCACGCGCGGCAGGCCGAAGAAGAAGTGCAGCATCGCGCTCAGGTAGCACATGCGCTGGCCCAGCTTCAGGCCCTTGCCCAGCAGCGGATTGTTGACCCGGATGATCTGCGCCATGCCGCGGGCCCAGCGGGTCCGCTGGCCAATGTGGCGCGACAGGTTTTCGGTGGCCAGGCCGGCGGCTTGCGGCACCGCCAGGTAGGCGGTGTTGTAGCCGGCGCGGTTCATCTTCAGCGCGGTCAGCGCGTCTTCGGTGACGCTTTCGGTGGCCACGCCGCCGACTTCCGCCAGGGCCGTGCGGCGGATCACCGCGCACGAGCCGCAGAAGAACGTGGCGTTCCACAGATCGTTGCCGTCCTGCACCACGCCGTAGAACAACTCGCCTTCGTTGGGCACGTTGCGGAAGGTGTCCAGGTTGCGTTCGAAGGGATCGGGCGAGAAGAACACGTGCGGCGTCTGCAGCATCGCCAGCTTCTTGTCCTTGACGAACCAGCCCATGCAGATCTGCAGGAAGGACCGCACCGGGATGTGGTCGCAATCGAAGATGGCGACGAATTCGCCGTCAGTCTTGGTGAGCGCGGCATTGATGTTGCCGGCCTTGGCGTGCTTGTTGTCCGGACGGGTCAGGTAGCCGGCGCCGGCCTTTTCGCAGAACTCGCGGAATTCCTGGCGGCGGCCGTCATCGAGCACGTAGACCTTGACGCGGTCGGCGGGCCAGTCCATCTGCAGCGCGGTCAGCACCGATTGCCGCACCACGTCCAGCGGTTCGTTGTAGGTCGGGATGAAGATGTCGACGCTGGGCCAGCGCGTGGTGTCGGCCGGCAGCGGCGCGGGCTTGCGGTGCAAGGGCCAGGCGCTCTGGAAATAACTCAACAGCATCATCGACAGCGCGTAGATTTCCGCGAACAGCAGCGCGTAGCCGAAGATGTTGTCCAGGACGCCGTGAAAGCCCAGGGTGTCGGTGATACGCCAATACATATAGCGTACCGACGTGGTGATCGACAGCATCACCATGACCAGGGTGGCCAGGCGGCCGGCCACGCGATGCAGCAGCAGCGTCATGACCACGCAGGCCAGGGCGAAGAGGAATTGCTGGCCCAGGTCCATTTCGACCGCGACGGCCAGCACGAACAGGACGGTGGCAAGTACCGTCGCCAGGATGCGCGCCCATTGCATGCCCCAGACTTTCCAGGACAGAAGGCGGTTGCCCCAACGGGAGACGCGACCGGCGGCCGCCGAGGTTTCGGTGGTCGAGGACTTCATGCTCGGGTGCCTCCGGCGGTGCTCGGTTGCTGACGCAGTTGCTGAATCACCCAGTGGGTGCAGGCGGCCAGATCGGTGCGGGCCTGGCTGTGCGGCGCGTGTTCGATGACGGTCTTGCCGAAGGCCAGTGCTTCGCCGACGGTGGGGTCCAGGTGCACCGTGCCGATGACGCGGTTGCCCAGGGTGTTGCGGATGACTTGGACCGCGTCTTTCGCCAGCGGCCGTGCGCGGTCGACCTGGTTGACGATGTAGGCGTGGCCCAGGAAGCCCGCGCGGCCTTCGCAGTACTGCGTGATCAGGCTTTCGATCAAGGGCAAGGTGGCGTAGGACGCGGCGTCGGGCAGGGTCACGATGATCGCCAGGTCGGCGCAGGCCAGGGCCTGGCGCAGATAGGCGGACGGGCCCGGCGGGGTGTCCAGGATGACCAGGGTGTCGTCGGGCAGGGCCAGGCTTGCAAGATGGCGTTCCAGCCAATGCTTGTCCTGGTTCATCTGCTGTTCCAGGGTCATGCGGTCGTCTTCGTTGATCTGGCCGAAGGGCAGCAGATGCACGCCGGAATCGCCCTGCACGCCGATATCGCGCCATGGCAGGCCCGTCAGGGACGCGCGCGCCAGGCCGCTGATGCCGGTCTGGCGGTCAGCGCCCAGATGGAAGCGCAAGGCGTTCTGGGGATCGAAGTCCACCACCAGCGTGGGCTGGCCGGCCAGGCGCAGCGCCAGACCGAGATTGGCGGCGACCGTGGTCTTTCCTACTCCGCCCTTGGCGGAAACGATGGCTATGGTCTTCACTTTTTCGTCGTCTTGCGGGGCGGCGAATCCTGCTTGGCATTCGCTTCGGAGCTGGGGGCCTGGACCAGACGTTTGAACACGCTTTGCAGGGACGTAGAGGGAGCCTCCGGCTGCGCGGTGCGCGCGGCCGGAGCGGGATGGACGAGCGTCAGAGGCGGCGCGGGCTGGACGGGAGCGGCGGGCGCCGGCGTCGCTGCCTGCTCCGGCGCGGCGGCCGGCGGCGCCAGATGCGGCTCCAGCCGCGGTTCGGCGCGCTGCGCGACGGGTTCCGGCGCGTCGGCGAGTGACACGGAAGCGACCGGCACGGTGGCTTCGGGGGTGGCGGCCGGGACCGCGGGCGCGAACTCCACGTCGCCGACCGGATCTTCGTTCGCCGTGGCGTCTTCGTCGATGACCGGCGGCACCACCAGGGCGTCCAGTGCGGGACGCTCCACGCGCGCGCTATGTATCAGGGTAAGAATGGCTTCCGCGCTGGCCACCGAGCCGCGTTGCACCGGATCGGCCGACGGCTGTTCAGGGAACAGCAGGCTCATGGTGGGGGTGATCGCCAGCGGCGGCCAGGTGGCCGCGACGACAGGACGGTCGGCGGTGCTGCTGCCGGCCTTGGGTGGCACGTAGCGCGTCCCCGGCTGAACGTGGCCTAGCAGCGGCCAGCGCTCGCGCGCCTGCACTGCCTTGCCGTCCCTGCCCAGTTCCCGATATTGTCCGGGATCGCCCCCGAACTGCCGGTAAAGGCTGGAGATATCGCTGGTCTCGCGCTTCAACTCGCACCCTCCTGCGCGGGCCGCCCGGGGCCCGGCATCCAAATCGATGTTGGGCTACCGGCCGAAGCGGTAGACGATGGTTCCTTCGGTATCGGGTGCCTGCGGTTGCGCCACGTGCAACTGGCTGTCCGCACCCAGCTGGCGCATCCACAACTCGTAGACGCCTTCCAGGAAACCCGTGCTCCAGGCCTGGTGTTCCGGGCCGAACGCGGCGCGCAAGGGCGCGCAGTAATGCGTCAACGCAAGGTGGTCGTCCGCCTCGGCGATCGTCACCCAGCCCCAGTCCATCGTCTGCCACAGCTG is a window of Bordetella sp. N DNA encoding:
- the bcsB gene encoding cellulose biosynthesis cyclic di-GMP-binding regulatory protein BcsB, giving the protein MSTVQRQEKTPAMRKSDARTFSLRPAIAKWSALLMSCVLSTQAMAQPVSRAPTLPPQPAGASAAEPAPAGTAAAAPFKPDLTFTLEQLGAQYPLNLRGIDGSNTLAFSVRNDEVVTGARLDMRYTYSLALLADISHINVLVNDEVAATIPVPKETGGVNLQRTVEIPPYLITAFSNLRLQLIGHYTMNCEDPLHSSLWANISNQSKLELATSPVQLPDDLARLPEPFFDRRDARTLQLPFVFAAAPDTAMLEAAGTVSSWFGALASYRGAKFSAAVAQLPAKGNAVVFAVGATPPGVTTPLQGPTLAVTANPNDPNGKLLVVMGRNAQELKQAANALVTGSQTLTGPSATITQFADLQPRKPYDAPKWLRTDRPVSFGELIDAKRLNVSGYSPDTIRLDVRVPPDLFGWRENKVPVNLHYRYTPQPTSVNSSLLFSVDNQFVKSIPLFALEKISDGEKLRAQVLPDESLPMQAQIDLPLELLKSRSQLQFRYMYDYIKQGECRDIIIDNVRGAIDPESTIDVSGYPHFIAMPNLAAFTQAGFPFTRMADLSETAVVLGSNAAAQEYGAYLTVMGRMGESTGYPATGVTVVKAQQASTAPAGKDLLIIASGADQAWLKDWAARMPAAYDNNGRFAVSDLVYRVLGWFHIDPRQDEQPPRTALAYTSSGVSAVVAGFESPRETKRSVVLIASNQPEGLQDATSALIGGKDYEHPIQGSLAIIRGKQVDSLVGEHQYYVGTLSFFKRIDWWLSSINPNLTLVGLIIGVVIALAVLGFLLSLLRRKPKSKTSV
- the bcsB gene encoding cellulose biosynthesis cyclic di-GMP-binding regulatory protein BcsB: MTPRLEARPLLLRRSRVLPALVSALLSLGVPRAMAAPTDTPPADPASAPQAATPAAPPAPLPPGAYTYSIPLSRLSGQSALPLRGVDGINGLGFAQRIDQSIIGANVHLDYTYSPSLLPDLSHLKIMLNGEVAQSIPLPKETAADPVQRTVALPVPALTEFNRLDIQLVGHYTLGCEDPLHSSLWADVAGRSTLDLTVMPVDLPNDLALLPAPFFDSHDIRQLDLPIVLGRTPDGARLESAGIVSSWFGAQAGYRGAKFTASIQDLPAKGNAVVLLQQGDTIAGLQAPALQGPTLAMVNNPNDPHGKLLLVMGRDAKELKQAAIALGVGSETLSGPTARITELTTLAPRKPYDAPNWLRSDRPVMFGELAATRALNVYGHRPAPINVSLRMPPGLFGWHSDGVPVQLKYRYSPRPSATQSVMEMVAGDQLVQSFRLSDGTPSVYNRLSNLPTSEGETRVMVPPYLLPPLTALQFRYVYEYAKLGECQNSIVDNIQSSIDPGSSIDISSLPKYAAMPDLSLFADAGFPFTRMADLSETAVVLPDNATVTDYSAYLTLLGTMGQSTGYPATGVTVTQASQVEGLKDKDLLVLASGANQPLVKQWSAYLPNGFDGSQRKFAISDWFSGIANWFGPDPRDRKRTADLKLTYVGGGANATVAGLESPLKSGRSVVLVSGANVDGLNAAVDAVLANRDTTTNKAEDLQHKIGGSLTVVSGKQALTVLDEQSYYVGSLPTWLGLQWFFSNHPLTLVAALVISALVIAVLLYLSLRARAHRRLGS
- the bcsA gene encoding UDP-forming cellulose synthase catalytic subunit encodes the protein MKSSTTETSAAAGRVSRWGNRLLSWKVWGMQWARILATVLATVLFVLAVAVEMDLGQQFLFALACVVMTLLLHRVAGRLATLVMVMLSITTSVRYMYWRITDTLGFHGVLDNIFGYALLFAEIYALSMMLLSYFQSAWPLHRKPAPLPADTTRWPSVDIFIPTYNEPLDVVRQSVLTALQMDWPADRVKVYVLDDGRRQEFREFCEKAGAGYLTRPDNKHAKAGNINAALTKTDGEFVAIFDCDHIPVRSFLQICMGWFVKDKKLAMLQTPHVFFSPDPFERNLDTFRNVPNEGELFYGVVQDGNDLWNATFFCGSCAVIRRTALAEVGGVATESVTEDALTALKMNRAGYNTAYLAVPQAAGLATENLSRHIGQRTRWARGMAQIIRVNNPLLGKGLKLGQRMCYLSAMLHFFFGLPRVIFLTTPLAYLFFHANVFQASAIMVAAYALPHIVLSNLTGSRIQGKFRHSFWNEVYESVLAWYIMKPAMMALIRPKAPQFNVTAKGGIISESYFDWTLARPYVVLLALNLLGVIAGVVSLVLDTGGVDQRFTIVLNLAWTVYNVIMTSASVAVAGEVRQLRNAPRVAVTLPAMVTLPDGRTVACDTSDFSQGGLGLVLPAGVIVPTGMHVSVSVFRNEDEAVFPALVTFSQGSRLGVSFRELTLEQEKELVQMTFGRADTWALTWGSMAPDSPLAALSQISQIGMRGFSLLLRQLRDRTLAGLRRPASVFTKQ
- the bcsQ gene encoding cellulose biosynthesis protein BcsQ, with the protein product MKTIAIVSAKGGVGKTTVAANLGLALRLAGQPTLVVDFDPQNALRFHLGADRQTGISGLARASLTGLPWRDIGVQGDSGVHLLPFGQINEDDRMTLEQQMNQDKHWLERHLASLALPDDTLVILDTPPGPSAYLRQALACADLAIIVTLPDAASYATLPLIESLITQYCEGRAGFLGHAYIVNQVDRARPLAKDAVQVIRNTLGNRVIGTVHLDPTVGEALAFGKTVIEHAPHSQARTDLAACTHWVIQQLRQQPSTAGGTRA
- the bcsP gene encoding cellulose biosynthesis protein BcsP, coding for MKRETSDISSLYRQFGGDPGQYRELGRDGKAVQARERWPLLGHVQPGTRYVPPKAGSSTADRPVVAATWPPLAITPTMSLLFPEQPSADPVQRGSVASAEAILTLIHSARVERPALDALVVPPVIDEDATANEDPVGDVEFAPAVPAATPEATVPVASVSLADAPEPVAQRAEPRLEPHLAPPAAAPEQAATPAPAAPVQPAPPLTLVHPAPAARTAQPEAPSTSLQSVFKRLVQAPSSEANAKQDSPPRKTTKK
- the bcsD gene encoding cellulose biosynthesis protein BcsD, which gives rise to MESAVLSHLNDRLCASQWREALAAFAQELAQDLTPQRLRALMRRAGERFAAAHQLPQAASIEDLQVLINQLWQTMDWGWVTIAEADDHLALTHYCAPLRAAFGPEHQAWSTGFLEGVYELWMRQLGADSQLHVAQPQAPDTEGTIVYRFGR